From one Lycium barbarum isolate Lr01 chromosome 6, ASM1917538v2, whole genome shotgun sequence genomic stretch:
- the LOC132600588 gene encoding large ribosomal subunit protein uL1z-like isoform X2, translated as MSKLQSEAVREAISVIKNDSAEKKRKFSETIELQIGLKNYDPQKDKRFSGSVRLPHIPRPKMKICMLGDAQHVEEAEKIGLEYMDVESLKKLNKNKKLVKKLAKKYHAFLASESVIKQIPRLLGPGLNKAGKFPTLVTHQESLESKVNESKATIKFQLKKVLCMGVAVGNCDMEEKQIFQNVQMSVNFLVSLLKKNWQNVRCLYLKSTMGKTQRVF; from the exons ATGAG TAAGCTGCAGAGTGAGGCCGTCAGAGAAGCCATCTCTGTAATTAAGAATGATTCAGCTGAGAAAAAGAGAAAGTTCTCTGAGACTATTGAGCTCCAGATTGGTCTTAAGAACTATGATCCCCAAAAGGACAAGCGTTTCAGTGGATCCGTGAGGTTGCCTCACATTCCAAGACCTAAGATGAAGATTTGCATGCTTGGAGATGCTCAGCACGTCGAGGAG GCAGAAAAGATCGGTTTGGAGTACATGGATGTTGAAAGCCTCAAGAAGCTTAACAAGAACAAGAAGTTAGTTAAGAAGCTTGCAAAGAAGTACCATGCTTTCTTGGCTTCAGAATCTGTCATCAAGCAGATTCCTCGTCTCTTGGGTCCTGGTCTGAACAAGGCAG GTAAGTTTCCCACCCTCGTTACCCACCAGGAGTCGCTTGAGTCTAAGGTGAACGAGAGCAAGGCTACCATCAAGTTTCAGTTGAAGAAGGTGCTTTGCATGGGTGTCGCTGTTGGAAATTGTGATATGGAGGAGAAACAAATCTTCCAGAACGTGCAAATGAGTGTTAACTTCTTAGTGTCGTTGCTAAAGAAGAACTGGCAGAAC
- the LOC132600587 gene encoding cytochrome b-c1 complex subunit 9 has protein sequence METTARRSGGGGVLEGFYRVIMRRNSVYVTFVIAGALLGERAVDYGVHKIWEKNNVGKRYEDISVLGQRPVDE, from the exons atggaaACAACAGCTAGAAGAAGCGGTGGTGGTGGTGTTCTTGAAGGATTTTACAGAGTAATTATGCGCCGTAACTCTGTTTATGTTACCTTTGTCATCGCTGGCGCTCTCCTCGGTGAAAGG GCTGTGGATTATGGGGTTCATAAGATCTGGGAGAAGAACAATGTTGGG AAGCGTTATGAGGATATTTCAGTTTTGGGACAGCGGCCGGTTGATGAATAA
- the LOC132600588 gene encoding large ribosomal subunit protein uL1z-like isoform X1, which produces MSKLQSEAVREAISVIKNDSAEKKRKFSETIELQIGLKNYDPQKDKRFSGSVRLPHIPRPKMKICMLGDAQHVEEAEKIGLEYMDVESLKKLNKNKKLVKKLAKKYHAFLASESVIKQIPRLLGPGLNKAGKFPTLVTHQESLESKVNESKATIKFQLKKVLCMGVAVGNCDMEEKQIFQNVQMSVNFLVSLLKKNWQNVRCLYLKSTMGKTQRVF; this is translated from the exons ATGAG TAAGCTGCAGAGTGAGGCCGTCAGAGAAGCCATCTCTGTAATTAAGAATGATTCAGCTGAGAAAAAGAGAAAGTTCTCTGAGACTATTGAGCTCCAGATTGGTCTTAAGAACTATGATCCCCAAAAGGACAAGCGTTTCAGTGGATCCGTGAGGTTGCCTCACATTCCAAGACCTAAGATGAAGATTTGCATGCTTGGAGATGCTCAGCACGTCGAGGAG GCAGAAAAGATCGGTTTGGAGTACATGGATGTTGAAAGCCTCAAGAAGCTTAACAAGAACAAGAAGTTAGTTAAGAAGCTTGCAAAGAAGTACCATGCTTTCTTGGCTTCAGAATCTGTCATCAAGCAGATTCCTCGTCTCTTGGGTCCTGGTCTGAACAAGGCAG GTAAGTTTCCCACCCTCGTTACCCACCAGGAGTCGCTTGAGTCTAAGGTGAACGAGAGCAAGGCTACCATCAAGTTTCAGTTGAAGAAGGTGCTTTGCATGGGTGTCGCTGTTGGAAATTGTGATATGGAGGAGAAACAAATCTTCCAGAACGTGCAAATGAGTGTTAACTTCTTAGTGTCGTTGCTAAAGAAGAACTGGCAGAAC GTAAGGTGCTTGTACTTGAAGAGCACCATGGGGAAGACTCAACGTGTCTTTTAA